AATACTTCAGCTCAGATGCAGTGACCACTGTTTatccagcaggcagcagcactttcacacaaacatcctGGTTGAACATGCAAACAGCTGCTCAATTTGTTATGTATGAATAAACATCTTGAATGTGGAAAACACACTGTTGTGAATGTCTGAGGCCTATTGTTTGCTGTTTACTGGCCACAAACATGATGTGAATACAGATTAATAGCTCTGAAACGCCATCATTATGGCTGAAGTAAACATTTGTGTATGAGAAGTATATTCTCAGTTGTATCTTTatcctgtactgtatgtaatggCCTACACATAATTGCTTGCTAATTCATGACTGCATGctaatattgtttgttttttgtttgtccaagtttattttgtgtgtttattctgaTATCACTTGGGGGCGCTCTCACCTGGATGCGGTCAGAGTAGTTGTCCAGTAGCAGGACACCCAGACTGGTCACCTTCTTGGTCTCCACCATAGTCTTCATGTCTGCCAAGAAGTTCATGTGTTTGGACATATCTGTGGCCAGCACCTGAAGAGGACAACAACCACATAGAAACAGAGATACAACAGTTACTTGTTTCATTGAGGTTCATGTAATCATGGCGTCTCTTTTCTCATATTTCTACACAAAATATGCACAAAGTGTGTATAAGAAATGACATATGGTGCGTCTGGTTTCTTTGAAACTGTGTGAGACAAGTGACGATTAACACTTACAATAACTGCTCTTGCTCATAATGTGATAATCTCTAACTATACACtctcattattttttctttccatttcctctTGGGTTTGTTCCATCCAACGGAAGATTGAAATAAAGAAGTGATAACCAATATTCAACTGTCATTAATTGAACTGTCTTGTAAAAATTAGCATACTGAGTGTTCAGTATGCTACCAGATCTTGTTACCAGATACATAAAGCAGCTGTCTAAGCATAACGTCACTGTAATATACTGGACCAAGCTATTAACAAAATATGATCCTATAAAAATGAGACTGTAAAGTAACAACTGATAGCAACTGATATGTCATGTAAACAGTGCGGCAGTCTCACCATGTCGATCACCATCTTGCGGAGGGAGTCTCGCTGTTTCTTGCTGAGGTTTTGGAAGATGTCACAGTTCTCCTCTTGGAGCAGTTTGAAGCCCACAGCGAGGTGGTGGTTTTCTAGCACTGAAGAATCATTGTACATCAACGCCAACTCTGAACCTGCAGATacataagtaagtaagtaagtttaTTTCTATAACACTTTCTAGATCAGACACATATAAAGtgcttcacagtaaaaaaaaaaataaaaaaaatctttctgtctttcattattttaatatatatgtgaggttacacaaacacaaggaGCTTACTGGTGTTTATTAGGAACTGGTTGGTGACTCCTGGGTGGTCGACGTCATGGATGGCACTAGCAAACAGAGCAGCCATGATCTCCAGGTCTGTGAACACCGCCTGggacaaacaacaaagagaaaacacattcaaacattacacttcatttattttgaacaCAAACTAATTCAGGTCTGTGCCCTGGACCTGAATGACCTTAATCAAGGATTACTGTAGTAAAAACGTAAACCAGAAGCTACAGCTCACCTCTAAAGCAGGTGTAGACAGAAGGACGTGTGTGGACTGCACCACGTCAGCTGCATGGATGTTGTTGTGGTAAGCTACATCGACATGGTAGTGGTCCTCCAAAGTCATCATGAAGGTGATGAAGATGTCAATTGGGATCTTAAAGGTTTTCAAAAGGTCTCGCTCCTGGCAGGATGAGTCACATCAAACTCGTATTACCAGCTTTTTCACTGCTTTGTCACCATATTTTTTAAGGCTTCTTCAATTATTAAAGTTGCACTAATACACctaaaatctaattttacatTAACTAAATGGAACCTGGtgtgaaaaatgattttaaaacattttataatgtaTCACATTGTTATCCTTAGTGATCATATTTTGTAGCTGAGCTGCTTCCTACCTGGAAGACAGAGTACATGATCACCGTCAGGGGACGGTTTCCGGAAAATTCAGCTATCTTGAAAATATCCAAACCCCAACGATTAATGTCCTCTATCTCCTGGAGAGGTACAACAGACACCTGTAagacactgtgttttgtgtatgtgcgtgtttgAGTCtttgagtgagtgtgagtgaacCCACCTTGGCCAGCATGCCTTCATGTGGCGTGGTGACTCCGAAGCGAGGGATGCAGGCGGGTGCCAAGCTGGGACTCTGTGTGGCCTTTTTTACACCGCTGATCTGTGACATCggcctcttcttcttctccttctccttaaGAGGTGGAGACAGGATCTCCAAGTCATGTTGTTTCTCTGCAACGTGAACACGCGGACATGGACAAATATTAAGAACACATTTATGAACACACTGTTTCATTATATGTGTAGCTTCTTCCAACACTCATCAAATCACCTTAACAAAAAAGCTATGAAATGAAGTGTTCTCGCTTTCACCTATTTCTGCTTTCGTACAATATTAAAAAGGCAGATTTGACATTATTTAAATTCAATCGCTGTTTTGAGCGTGATCCTGGCTCCTGTCTGTCTTAACATTGCTACTACCAGAAATTCTTCTACTATCAACTATTAATACAAGCACTACTATACCATTACTACTACTTACAGAGGCCTCACATAGAAATAGAATAATCTCTGTATTTACACCCTTAATTACCACTATTGAACTACTAGAACTATGACTGTAGCTCAACTGTTACCACATCTGCTACTCACATGGTACTACTACCAAATTTAAGTACTGCAATAGCAATAATTTACAAAGCCTATTTCCAATACAAGCAAGTTTAGTGTGGTTAACTAAACATATGCATTACTGTATACATCACATGAGAAGTGTGATGACATGAAACCAATCTTTCTCCAAACACTGACACGCTGAGGAGGTGAACAAAATCACAAGCTGTCATTTCGTACCAATCAATCAGACCTGAGCTGAAACTGGAATATTttacaacagtaaacaaacagaaaaataggCTGCTTTACAATCGCAGCACATAGCTGTACTGTTAGAGCAACGACAAGGTGTATATACATAGAAACGCATCTGAAGTGCTGCATGGAAGTGTGTGTAGAAAATCAGCAGTAAAAAGCTAAGGATGATGGGCAAAACCTGTCAGCTTTTCAGGAGCTCAGCGTCATATTGAGCTTGATGACAAAGCACTCAAAGCACCTCATGTTTGAAAAGGCTTCATCATGTTTACAGGTtggagatttttaaaaaatctgttaaGGAAAAATATAGAAATCACCAAAGCATGGTTTCCAGTGACAGCATCAACGTAAGCTCCATACGATTTGTTGACACAAAGGTGCTGTCCCAGCAGACACGGATATGTTGAAAATGACTCATCCGTTTTGTACAAACCAAGGAAATAATGATCCCATCTTGACATCACAGACAGCCGGTTTTACCTCACGTCCACACATCACACTCAGTATTTCCCATCCACGTATATTCAATAAGCACCGTAGCAACGACTGCTTGAACGCCAAGCACACACCAACATAAGGATGCAGAGCGACCTGAGTTGCAGCATCACATGAGGCTGTCTGGCCTCTATTACCTCTCTCACAGTGCCTTCTCTTCCTCACCCCCAAAACCACAGTGTTCATTTCGAAACAAAGCTGAGACTGGCGCCGAGGCACTCATATCAAAACAACATCCGGCTGACAGCTCCATCCTTCTTCGGCTGGACCTCCATCCTGCCGGCAGGGCTGTTGAAGACTGAGCCTCCTATTGATGCAACACGCCGTGTGATAATATTGCACCCTGTTGCTACGACAACGCCACACAATGTGTCCGGGAATGCTGTCTGTCGCCGCACCTCCTTCTCGTTTAGGGAGGGAAAAATCCTCACCTTCACCATCTGTGCCTGTTAACACAGTCCTCTCCTTTAGAAACATGCTGCCttcatattttcagtttaaaagaGCTTCTTTCTATCCTCCCCATTGAAACCtcctcaaataaaaaaaccttcTCCCTGTTTGTTTATGAAtccctctccttttcttccaTATAACCTTTGTGTAAAGGTCcccttttctttaaatttccTCCTCTACGTCTTATTATTTATTCCTTgaatccttctctctctcctcttgcctttatttgaaaaatctttctctcattcttaattattttaattattatttttttcttttgtactcaCTTTTTTCCCGCTCCTACTAAATACACATCTATTTTTCTTCTATAGCctcatatatgtatgtatatcaTACATGCAACACAtgcaaaataatatttaaaaatatttttagcaaATAAATTGTCAATTGAATGCTTtccataaaaacatttcttttattttatttattattgtcgGGGCTTCAGcgagcagcagcttccttcaaCATTCATTCATATGTTTTCCACAGTTGGTAACACTCACCTAGGAAGGTGCTGGCGATGTACTCTGACACCTGATTCCCTGAGCGGCTTGTCTCTGATAGCTGCGTCAGCTCACGATTCAGCATCCTCTTAAACTGTGGACACGACCACAGAAAAATGTGGTTAGTGCAAATACACCACAGGTTAACAGAAGTGATACCTTTAGAACTGTAAGCACATGAGTTCAATGAGGAGACAATTTACAGTGTGGTTCTGCAAACTACTGTAAGGCCACATTACCCATATTAGCCTGCTCACGTCACATCTTCTGATTCGAGAGACTGTGTAAGTGATTAAAAACCCACTTATAGAGAATTCTTTATCTTTTGAGTTGCGATTAGCACAATTCTTTGGAATTTTAAATCTTACATTTCCTGTCTTGcctttattacttttatttttattgcatatattttatttcaacatttaatgTTGGAATAAAATTGTGTAAGACAAGTGCAGAATTCCTatgtgaaactaaataaatcaactCAATATGTAGTGCACGTGttttgtgcagtgtgtgcaaTAAAATAGTGGGAAACAGTGTTAAAACATAGATAAATGTCATAACAAATGAAATTGACTGTTAATATTTCATGCTTGAAAGCCTTGCTTGAAAAGACACATGACTGCAGCTGACAAGTGACAAAGAAGAGACATATAactaaaagcaaacacacacacaaaaaacacacacgcgctttgtgtttctttcactcTGGGGGTCCTTTGGGTTATAGAAAGGTGGGCGGGCTTTTTACCTGTCTGTGCCCAGGTGACCATTTTCTCATTAAGTATGCAGCGCATTATTTACTTGTAAAGGTGctctataaattaaattatgttatGATTAGAATACATCCATGAGCATATTAGACGGGTGTGACTAGTGCTCATAACACTAAATTTACAATCTTGTTGctatcatttttactttttgctttaaaataataGACTAGACTAATATACATGGCTAGAATATACTATagatttaaacagaaaataataaaaactgcttAATTGGCAAATATTTGGCCAGTTCTTTTTGTATCAGGGTCATTTGACATTCATTCAATATGAATTATGcttttattgttatgttttctaaaatacaagAAGACATCCTCTAGTACATCAAACTGTTTTGCACTGCACTGTTGCtcatgccaaaaaaaaaagtttttttaaaaagcaaaagtgtTAAGGTTTCCCACTGAGTTTTATCGCAGCATTTGCTTCTACACTGATTATGTAACAGCTCTGGCACGTGGTGgctgagggaggaggggggagatctgggtgagagagagcgagagagagtgatgctgcagtggttgcacacacggacacacatacaaacacatacacatgaaacATCCTGTAGCTAGAGCCAAAACTGTCTGTAGCCTCTCAACATAAGTGCTCGCTCTGTCAGGCTTTCCCTCCGGTTTTCCCTCTCTCCACTTCACACGCTGACAAATAACATGCATCATGTCCTAAAATGAGCCCCAGcttctgttttacattaaaaaaatcaagacATGCAACATGCATAGCTGGCTTTTTTCTTGAGTTGCTGTTTCTCATCGCGTTCATGTAGACAGACATGTCTTGAGTCAGATCCAACAGGCGGGCTCACTCGGGACTCAGCCACCTGCAAAGTCTTCCCTGCCGATCGATAGATCtcaatgtaaacacagaaagCCAGCAGCACTCCCCGTGGCTCACCTGTCTGAGTCTCCAGCACAGACAAACCCAGAGTGCCAATGCAGGCATGTCAACCCACGCATGTTGATGTTAGAGGGTGCAAAAATCCAAAAGTTCGCTGTCTGTAATCTCCACACTCAGTCCTACTCCACATTCAGCAGGGACCGTTTGAACATGAGAAAAAGTCCACTTGGTAATAAAAGTTAAACACACAGTCCCATGTGCTGTCCTGGAGTTGAGGAAGGATTGGAGGGaaagggtggggtggggtgagGCTGGGGATGTGGTCTGTCATCGGGGGAAGAAAGGGTATGACTGCAGTCTCTCATCCAACTACTGTTACACACTGTCAATGAGAAACATAAATCGGGcgagagagggaaggagaggcTCTAAGGagccccccccacccccgccCCTGCATGCagtctccccctctctgtccaATCAGATTTGTCTCGCTTCAGGGGTTGGGTGGAGGAGAGGGATCTGATTGGCCGACGAGGTGATGGAGGGGGTTTGAGTGTAGCAGCCAGACGGTGGAGAGAAGCAGGAAGGAGGGAAATGAGGAGATGCACATTAACTCTTTCAGAGGAGGGAGATGACCCATGTTTATGGTCATGTCCACACTGAAAAGATATTTCCTTCTCACAGATGATCTATATTTGACGTTTAATcctttcagtattttatatattcCATTTATCCTCATTAAGAAATTAGCAAAGGTCGGTTTGTCTATAACTGGTGTGGGTTTAACTCTTCTTCACTGAATAACCTTAAAGCACTATCATCCTCTGATCTTTTAGAGTCTTCGTTCAAATATAATTTGCACCATCTGAAAAAGCTCCCGTACGTTTTAAAGACAGATGCTGCGTAAAGCAGATCAGCTTCACATCTTAACTTCACCGACTTCTGTGTGAAGTTGGGTTCTCACCTTGTTGGATGCCATCTCGCTGACAGAGTGCCTCGTCTGTAGCGTCTCCAGCTGGTCCAAACACCAGTCCAGCTCTTCCAGTGTCTCCATGGCCAGCTTCTGGTAAGGCTCCTCTGAAAGGTCAGATGTCATTCAGTACAAACACAGGTCAAAGTTTAGCACAAGTCTGCTCAAACCTTAAATAAGAACATCACTTCATCTTTACTGAGCTTTGAACATTGGAGGTGCCAGTTCCTTGAACGCTACGATAATGAAGGTAGAAAAATATTTCATGCACATTTGTGGAAAGTATCATGTAGTAAACGACACATACAACAATTTATAGTAAAACCAAAATGTCATCGTACAGGGATTCTGACACTGACCTGCGAGACATGGCTTACACATGGACGGTTGGTTGCTGCTTGATGGGCGCCTGGAACAAGGAACAGAAGAGGTGTTagtgaaataacaaaaacaaaaaacaaccagttAGTCATccattctgttttcttgttcttaCTTGCTTCCCACACGATCTTGCAGATGTGTCAGAGCAGCGACATTACTTCTCACTGTTCGTAGACTGGCAAGAacctaaaaaagaaaacccttGAGTGTTGGATATGTATGACTATGGGTGGAGACACATTAGACAtgctattttaattattagGGGAAGGAAGAACCCCCCAATTATTTCTGCCTTCAGAAATAAGATAcagctttttttattcatgCTTCATTTTTTGTTGAGTTGCTTTCCCTGAAGCACATTTTGAGATTTACACTGCCAAGACTGATCAGAAATAATGTCGTgcaacatttgtcttttaatgGCCTAAAATATCATAGAAACCTAAACgttaacaacaaaatgtttcaacaaaTATCGTCAggtaaatgtaatatatatcAAAGTGCAGGTTTAGtggaaaactaaatgttagatACTGGCTTAGAAATACAACATGTGCACAGATTGTGTTAATTGGCCAATGCTGAAGAGCGCACAGACATATAAAGACTCAGAATAAGCTGTTCAGCACAAAGAGAGTGTGTGGGAGTTTGCTGTGAAAAATGAACCATGTCTTATTTTTCAAATTATAAGGAGCCATGTGGATTGTCTGGACAGACCCACACCTACAATTAGACAGTATTAGTTTGGAATGAAACACTGTTCATTTGAATGTAATCTATCCCTGGAAAGAACGAGAGTCCTGTGCTGAAAGCCAATATCCACTGCTACAGACCAGATACAGGAcagtagagaaaaaaaaggctttacCTTTATTTTACAAGTTAAACGAGTACATACGGTATACACTAAATCTTAACACTATGGACAGATTCTGTATTACCTTATGATTCAACAAATAtactaaaacacaacattttggAAGCACCTGGTATTAAAGAACAAGCTATTTACAAAACTGCATGCTGGAGTGCATATTTAAATGCTACTAACCTGTGCAAATGGTGTCACTATCATGTCTTCTCCATGCCTGCAAAAACCACAAACATCCAGTGAAAAGGTCACATGAGAAGGGACAGACGTGCGCAGGAAATACCACATGGCTTCAAAATATcacaacacaaatgcacaaataaagacaacaaatatatttattgtgatTAGTGTCTTAATAGGAGCTGTAGAGGAATGCTACAGTAGGCAGAGACCCGTGGTTGGTCTCAAATATCACACTAGACACAGggtaaggatttttttttagttatacAACTATTTCTTGGAGGCAAAGATGCAGATTACAGTAGTGGGCATAAAACCACTCACATCTGTCATTTAATCATCAATAAAATCATTAATGAACCTGCACTGACTCATACTTTTAGTAGTTTAGTATTAATTCACTTGCAGACTGCTATTTCAGAAGGCCTccaagatacagtatgtttgtatAACTAAAACTATGTGCAGGTGAGGAGCAATGTTCATGCACTGGGTGCTGTGAAAGCCAACTTTTGGAAAAGTAGAGCTCTCTGGAGGTTTTTGGATCACGTCATGCACCTTGCAACAGTTCAGACTTCAGGATAAATCCATGCTGCCAGTGAAAAGTGTACGTGAAAGGTAACACTCAAGTCAGTCTGTACACCTCTGTCCAGCAAACATTGTGAAGCTGAATAACTGCAGATACAAGTGCCTCTGTtaacactgtaaactgtattGTTTATCGCAGTTTGGAAAATCAGGGtcaaaatattaacaaaaacaaactaacaaacgaAAAACTCCGGGGTCTAATTATCAAATTGTCAGTGTTTTGGGTTAACTTTAAATGTGGGTGACACCAGATCACCTCCTGTCAATGCTTGCTAGAGCTGGTAGGAAAAACCTTTGCGGTGGTGAAGTTGAGTGTCCAAGTTATGCTTTTCAGGTTCGTGTTCAGGAAAAAAGGTTGGTGTGCGGTTGGCAGAGATGTTGGGTTTGACATATGACAACATGGACAGcccaaagagacagacagacagcagcctTCACACTTTGTCTCACCGAGGCAGCCAACTGACTTCCCAATGCTTCAATCCCTCCTCCCTTCAAAACAAAGGAGCGACAGCTATTGGTGGTCGAGGCCCCATAAACACATGTGGTTTCAAAGAGATTGCTAGCTGTACAGAGAAATCTTTAGCCGGATAAACAAGTAGAAACTGGATGAAAAACTGATCTAAGTTTTTAGGTTGGACGTCCCCAACTAAACCTGACTGCCCTGCTCTTTATACTGACAAATACTAAGTATACTGCTCTGAAATCAAAAGCCTCTATAAAGCCAGATGTCAACTTGCTGTTTTAAACTATACATAGGACAAAAGATGGACAAACTACAAATGCAAGTGTTTCTATCGCTATGATCTGACACTGTATATGTTGTCTACATTATTCTATTTATAGccatttaatatatattttaaatctcACTATAACTGGTAATAATTCACTGTGGAGATTTGGTATTGATTAGTGATTTAGACAACATGGAGGTTAAGTGATCTGAGTGATCCTGCACTGTGTCTGGACCTAGTTAAATAACTTATGTCACCATAATCTGCTGTTATCACAACAGTGGCTGCATACCTGCAGAGAAGCAAACCAACTTGAACTGATTTCGCTCCAAAACTGactcaacataaaacacaacataaaatagAGGCTAAAATCTGGTTGGTTGACTGATGCTAAAAAGTTTCAGGTTAAAATACTTACAGGTCGCTGGCAGTGGATGAGTTGCGGGACATAGCTTTGGGCGAAAGGTCGAAGTCTGAGTCAGAGCGGTAGAGGAATGACTCGCGGCGCTGACTGTGGGGAAAGTTGGCCTGAAGTACCAGACCAGAACCCGGGCTAGTCTGAGAGTCCAGTGGACTGCGACCCACTGACAAGCCATTCTCCACATCAAAActacagagaaggagagagagagagagagagagagagagagaaacacgtAAATACTACTGTGGACTGTTGGTGTTATTTCCACCTGCTAATAAACCTGAACATCTGACTGTGTTGTTACTTTGAgcctttaaatttaaatatttgtggaGGTCAGGCTACTTTATAACAgtttgtaaatacattttcagataaaaaacTTAACCAACATACTGATGACAAGTATGAATACAACACATATTGGActcatctgcacacacaaacagaaataacaacacTATAAATGGCCTATTTTGTGATACAGTGATATTTTtggtcaaactaaataaacatgtacagtaagaaTTACCAACATTATTGTGTATATATCTGTAAACAGAAAAGATGCAGTTAAACCATAATAATCGTAAAGCCCCTTTAACATGGAAGCACCTAaaaggacagtgtgtgtgtcccaaAGTGCTTTAAGACAGGGAACAGACACAAGGGTAAACGGAAACTCACattaaacactgtgtgtgtgtaaatattctCAACATAGTTCAATATGACAAatctagaaaagaaaaaatctgcTAGTTGAAGCaatgatgcttttttttctgcgTCTTTTCAACCAGGTGACCTTGTGATTACTTGCTTTTCGCAATCCAACACACACTCGTGCACCTTTCCCTCCACTATCTCTGTGTGACGTCAACACTGACTTCATACATGTTACGTCAGTCGAGCTACTTACCCCCCCACTCCCGCTATCACCCCATCACAGCCACTGCACTGAAAGGCACCCCTGGTACTGCACAAAAAACCCCACCGTCTATGTAAATTACATACAGGAGCTTCAGTGTTTAAGCTAGATTTAATTAGTATGATCGAAATGAACGATGCGGCATTTTCATTAACTTGCCTTTTTGCAAGTTGGATTCACCCTAACAGTATCCCCACAGACTTGGCCCTGATTTAATCCTTTGAAATCCTTCCAATCAGGATGAGGTCAGTGTGCAGGCTCTGAATTGCAGGGTTCAGAATTGCAAACATCCACTCAATAAATTCCCTTTTACCCCAAACATCCTTTAAACCAAgccagatttttctttttcgttCATTATATTGTGCAACCACAACAGGACTCAGTTCAAAGTCTCAAATCATCAACCGTTTGTCAGCTTTTAAATTACTGTCAGattataatgttttgtttgaattgTATAATTACTGTTAAATACCAATGTTATGTGGATCCTTGTgagataataaaacattttttgtatttatctCTTAGATTTATTCTTATGTGCaacagtcccccccccccccccccccccccccccccccccccccccccccccccccccccccccccccccccccccccccccccccccccccccccccggatATAACAATAGAAAACAGAGCACCCACAGAGCAGTGGAAGGTTGCTTCTGTGTCTATTTTTAGCTCAGCCCGCCTCCAGCACTCCAGCAATAGCACTGGCTGATAAATGAAAGACGGGTATTAGGCCATTGATGCTGAATGAAACAGACCTAATTCACAGAagcagagagcgagagagacagagagagagagagagagagagagagaggagagagagagaggagaggagagagagagagagagagacagagggagatgaggaggtgggggtgatCAGGAAGGCTGTATCCAGCACAGTGATGTGCAGCAGCATCTCACACCTGATTGGTGGGACGCAGCCAGGAGAGGCCGGGCTGCAGCAGGGCTTACCTAAATGTTGACACTGCCGCCCCACTTCCCCCCCTCACCAACCCATTTTtgcacccccaccctccccctGGCTCAGTGTAGTCGGCCGTGACGAGGCTCCATCAGAGGAGACCAGTGACGTCAAAAGCTATAAATAGATCTGCCTGCCAGGAACGAGGGGAACTGGGAGACTTATGACAGAGCTTACGTAGATGTCCCCCCGGCAGGGTGCATGAATAAATATATGAAGGATTTTCTTTAAGTAATTGTGATTGGCTGATGCTAAACTGCTGGACTATAGCATTTTCCCAACAGACACATActtatattttcctttttatctttCACTCAGCTGAACCTCTGAGTTCGCATGTTGCTCAAGGACATTTTGACAGTCTACATGGCCGCTGCCAAGACTGAACACGGTCAGGTGGTGTCATCAAGTCATCCCAAAGAGGAAGCTGTAAGTGTTGTCAGCTGTGAATTCAAATTCCCACATTCCTCGTTAGATGCTGAAAACCCTCAGACGAAGAATGTgtcaatttacatttttaatgaggCCTCAGTAGTTTTTACAACCTCACTGGTAAAATATTAACTCTGTGtcccttgtttttgtttccatcaTCAGACCTGCACTCAGTGGCTCAGATTTAAATTCATAAGATTGtgattaaacacaaaataagatgAAACAATGCCACTAATTGACTTCTCActattttaagattttaaaactCCTTACGTACGTACTTCACTATCCAGGTACGATCATCATCCACGGGGTCTTTCCTATTGTAAAGTAACCTCCAGACTTGTGATGGGGAGGTGGCGCCCACTACTGAGGGAAATATAGTACTGCACCTGtcatcatttgtatttgtactgtagacaattcattgtttaaaataaaaaaaaataatcatgaagtttataaataatcaaatttGCATGGTACATAAGTTAAAGCAACTAAACCTCAACAATTTTACACCACATTGAACTTTTTTCAGACCTGATTTAAAGTATTTTGCATCCTAAAGTTTCAATTGACTGTGTTGACATATATTTGAGTCTACATCACACCGAACATCATCAAAAAACATCATTCGTGTTCTAGTTAGGCACCTTATGTCTCATACACTAGAGATGTACTGATAGTGGACAGATGTGAGCTAAGTGGCTCTTTGAGGGAACATTAAGTTTTTTTCTACAGGAAGGAAAAAATGTGGaggatatttaaaaaatgttacagGATACAGTTTATGAA
This genomic window from Anabas testudineus chromosome 4, fAnaTes1.2, whole genome shotgun sequence contains:
- the pde4cb gene encoding cAMP-specific 3',5'-cyclic phosphodiesterase 4D isoform X1, producing the protein MSEALWDSSEETDSLPLSSTQPIRLKPQSTSGSPSGSPRMSPCDSPRNSPRHSPLLFRKLLMNRSFAQRRFTLAHTPSFDVENGLSVGRSPLDSQTSPGSGLVLQANFPHSQRRESFLYRSDSDFDLSPKAMSRNSSTASDLEEGLKHWEVSWLPRHGEDMIVTPFAQVLASLRTVRSNVAALTHLQDRVGSKRPSSSNQPSMCKPCLAEEPYQKLAMETLEELDWCLDQLETLQTRHSVSEMASNKFKRMLNRELTQLSETSRSGNQVSEYIASTFLEKQHDLEILSPPLKEKEKKKRPMSQISGVKKATQSPSLAPACIPRFGVTTPHEGMLAKEIEDINRWGLDIFKIAEFSGNRPLTVIMYSVFQERDLLKTFKIPIDIFITFMMTLEDHYHVDVAYHNNIHAADVVQSTHVLLSTPALEAVFTDLEIMAALFASAIHDVDHPGVTNQFLINTSSELALMYNDSSVLENHHLAVGFKLLQEENCDIFQNLSKKQRDSLRKMVIDMVLATDMSKHMNFLADMKTMVETKKVTSLGVLLLDNYSDRIQVLQNMVHCADLSNPTKPLELYRKWTDRIMVEFFTQGDRERDKGMEISPMCDKHNASIEKTQVGFIDYIVHPLWETWADLVHPDAQDILDTLEDNREWYQSMIPRSPEPPSPEEHHPEVGPGGGAVGAGAVPSGGGGGDKFQFELTLEEEEEDDEEGDSDLESPLEEECQSGGERHRDSSSSLSPDPNSSSRYRPSSPLPPRTLNLAAMSVRSPHPHRTLASPGQEGVDRDRELSQEGDGVACLRMGT
- the pde4cb gene encoding cAMP-specific 3',5'-cyclic phosphodiesterase 4D isoform X7 — encoded protein: MSLPTNCVYMAPSIFKVRNGNICGSPCAVNRPIDIVQKRRRFDVENGLSVGRSPLDSQTSPGSGLVLQANFPHSQRRESFLYRSDSDFDLSPKAMSRNSSTASDLEEGLKHWEVSWLPRHGEDMIVTPFAQVLASLRTVRSNVAALTHLQDRVGSKRPSSSNQPSMCKPCLAEEPYQKLAMETLEELDWCLDQLETLQTRHSVSEMASNKFKRMLNRELTQLSETSRSGNQVSEYIASTFLEKQHDLEILSPPLKEKEKKKRPMSQISGVKKATQSPSLAPACIPRFGVTTPHEGMLAKEIEDINRWGLDIFKIAEFSGNRPLTVIMYSVFQERDLLKTFKIPIDIFITFMMTLEDHYHVDVAYHNNIHAADVVQSTHVLLSTPALEAVFTDLEIMAALFASAIHDVDHPGVTNQFLINTSSELALMYNDSSVLENHHLAVGFKLLQEENCDIFQNLSKKQRDSLRKMVIDMVLATDMSKHMNFLADMKTMVETKKVTSLGVLLLDNYSDRIQVLQNMVHCADLSNPTKPLELYRKWTDRIMVEFFTQGDRERDKGMEISPMCDKHNASIEKTQVGFIDYIVHPLWETWADLVHPDAQDILDTLEDNREWYQSMIPRSPEPPSPEEHHPEVGPGGGAVGAGAVPSGGGGGDKFQFELTLEEEEEDDEEGDSDLESPLEEECQSGGERHRDSSSSLSPDPNSSSRYRPSSPLPPRTLNLAAMSVRSPHPHRTLASPGQEGVDRDRELSQEGDGVACLRMGT
- the pde4cb gene encoding cAMP-specific 3',5'-cyclic phosphodiesterase 4D isoform X8; this encodes MSKDCRLARKGAQTSFGHRRRHSCLGFDVENGLSVGRSPLDSQTSPGSGLVLQANFPHSQRRESFLYRSDSDFDLSPKAMSRNSSTASDLEEGLKHWEVSWLPRHGEDMIVTPFAQVLASLRTVRSNVAALTHLQDRVGSKRPSSSNQPSMCKPCLAEEPYQKLAMETLEELDWCLDQLETLQTRHSVSEMASNKFKRMLNRELTQLSETSRSGNQVSEYIASTFLEKQHDLEILSPPLKEKEKKKRPMSQISGVKKATQSPSLAPACIPRFGVTTPHEGMLAKEIEDINRWGLDIFKIAEFSGNRPLTVIMYSVFQERDLLKTFKIPIDIFITFMMTLEDHYHVDVAYHNNIHAADVVQSTHVLLSTPALEAVFTDLEIMAALFASAIHDVDHPGVTNQFLINTSSELALMYNDSSVLENHHLAVGFKLLQEENCDIFQNLSKKQRDSLRKMVIDMVLATDMSKHMNFLADMKTMVETKKVTSLGVLLLDNYSDRIQVLQNMVHCADLSNPTKPLELYRKWTDRIMVEFFTQGDRERDKGMEISPMCDKHNASIEKTQVGFIDYIVHPLWETWADLVHPDAQDILDTLEDNREWYQSMIPRSPEPPSPEEHHPEVGPGGGAVGAGAVPSGGGGGDKFQFELTLEEEEEDDEEGDSDLESPLEEECQSGGERHRDSSSSLSPDPNSSSRYRPSSPLPPRTLNLAAMSVRSPHPHRTLASPGQEGVDRDRELSQEGDGVACLRMGT